A region from the Ptychodera flava strain L36383 chromosome 12, AS_Pfla_20210202, whole genome shotgun sequence genome encodes:
- the LOC139146185 gene encoding uncharacterized protein, with translation MFDTGAGSSYICSDLITKLHLKPTKTEQRCIEQMYGTVRKIVEVYSITLQSLAVDGFSFNMECVNAEKGILTHLPNPGIPALKKQHRRLSRLHFSEEETTNVSMPVHIILGVADYQRIRTTEPLVLGTHPDKDPGAEFMMLGWTISGRQSGRESQTEKQFFLRSSQEEFEKLCSLDVLGIKDTDIKESAAIHKEFKKQLTRAESGYYETKLPWKEDHVPLPTNKSLCTARLYSTTKRLEKIGRLEEYDEIMREQINMGVLEPVPVNQTGETVHYVPQQAVIRDKAETTKMRIVYDCSARANVRSPSLNDCLETGPPLQPLLFDIIARNRMRKFCIT, from the coding sequence ATGTTTGACACAGGTGCGGGAAGTTCATACATATGTTCAGACTTGATCACAAAATTGCACCTGAAGCCTACGAAGACAGAACAACGTTGTATTGAACAGATGTACGGCACTGTAAGGAAGATTGTTGAGGTGTATAGTATCACATTACAGTCCTTAGCAGTTGATGGTTTCTCGTTCAATATGGAGTGTGTGAATGCTGAGAAAGGTATATTAACCCACCTACCTAACCCAGGCATTCCTGCATTGAAGAAACAACACAGACGACTCAGCCGGTTACATTTCAGCGAGGAAGAGACAACGAATGTTTCAATGCCAGTTCACATTATCTTAGGAGTCGCAGACTACCAGAGGATTCGCACGACAGAACCTCTAGTCCTTGGAACTCACCCAGATAAGGATCCAGGAGCAGAATTCATGATGCTGGGTTGGACAATTTCTGGACGGCAGTCAGGGAGAGAgagtcagacagagaaacagttCTTTCTGAGATCCAGCCAAGAAGAATTTGAGAAGCTGTGCTCACTAGATGTTCTTGGAATCAAAGACACAGATATAAAGGAAAGTGCAGCAATTCACAAAGAGTTCAAGAAACAGTTGACTAGGGCAGAGAGTGGATACTATGAAACAAAACTACCTTGGAAAGAAGATCATGTTCCACTTCCTACAAATAAGAGCTTGTGCACAGCTCGGCTATACAGCACAACAAAGAGACTAGAGAAAATCGGGAGATTAGAAGAGTACGATGAAATCATGAGAGAACAAATCAATATGGGAGTTCTTGAGCCTGTACCAGTCAATCAAACAGGGGAGACGGTACATTATGTCCCACAACAAGCCGTCATCCGAGATAAGGCAGAAACAACAAAGATGAGAATAGTGTATGATTGCTCAGCAAGAGCCAACGTGAGAAGCCCTTCACTCAACGACTGCCTAGAGACGGGGCCACCACTACAACCACTTTTGTTTGACATCATCGCAAGAAATCGCATGCGAAAGTTCTGTATCACATGA
- the LOC139146184 gene encoding uncharacterized protein: MPKSSEPITKRKMLADINSIFDILGWSSPVTITAKVIFSEVCLLQLHWDEEIPDEIRRKWQMWINSLQHAPTITVPRCVFTDNPTHYEMHGFADASKTAVCAAIYIVAYQNSTPSARIYSQLKQESLLNI, encoded by the coding sequence ATGCCGAAGAGCAGTGAACCAATCACGAAAAGGAAGATGTTAGCTGATATCAACAGCATCTTTGACATACTTGGATGGAGTTCTCCAGTCACTATCACTGCGAAAGTGATCTTCAGTGAAGTGTGCCTTCTTCAGCTACATTGGGATGAGGAAATTCCAGATGAAATTCGACGGAAATGGCAGATGTGGATAAACAGCTTGCAGCATGCACCAACCATAACTGTACCACGCTGTGTGTTCACTGACAACCCAACACATTATGAAATGCATGGATTTGCTGACGCAAGCAAGACTGCTGTTTGTGCTGCAATATACATCGTTGCGTATCAGAACTCAACTCCGTCAGCCAGAATCTACTCACAGCTAAAGCAAGAATCGCTCCTAAACATATGA